Proteins encoded in a region of the Prunus persica cultivar Lovell chromosome G4, Prunus_persica_NCBIv2, whole genome shotgun sequence genome:
- the LOC18779861 gene encoding F-box protein CPR30, translating into MDDIQNITQGMHELKFGEMAGSFPQEIIQEILIRLPVKSLIKCTCVCKTWKSMIINPSFIRTHVSPAVQFVNQNDIHLLLHRVFGLQMTTFFGQTVMYKVNDEVLSVHYDNQAFDHYSKIEFPIATQGKKHNSYIRVVGICDGLFCLADDMFRYCYNFFIWNPAIRKLVTIPWPNVRFDTHAGYDASIGFGFDAMTNNYKVVRVVTLLDQRGTPTLAEVYSLATGTWTSLGCVSPTCLTDGRASSVFFNGVLHWPVFCKTNGDLYYFILTFHLGKEVFRKMPMPKIIKWKFDLGMQLSVSDNRKSIALFTMDNRFEDSFLEIWVMKEYGIKESWTKLITLGPQVPERLLPRALCFRKSGEVLVLLADKSRQELVSLDLESKQFKNLGISGYQYCNVGFYKESLLLLDKSDAESY; encoded by the coding sequence ATGGATGACATACAAAATATCACACAAGGGATGCACGAATTGAAATTTGGAGAGATGGCAGGCTCTTTTCCTCAGGAAATCATACAAGAGATCCTAATTAGACTGCCCGTTAAATCTCTGATCAAATGCACCTGTGTGTGCAAGACATGGAAGTCCATGATCATAAACCCAAGCTTTATTCGCACCCACGTCAGCCCAGCAGTCCAGTTTGTTAACCAGAATGACATTCACCTACTACTCCACAGAGTTTTTGGTTTGCAGATGACCACCTTCTTCGGCCAAACGGTCATGTACAAGGTAAATGACGAGGTTCTCTCTGTGCATTATGATAACCAGGCTTTTGACCACTACTCCAAGATAGAATTTCCAATTGCTACCCAGGGAAAAAAGCACAACTCATATATTCGTGTGGTCGGCATTTGTGATGGGCTATTCTGCCTTGCGGATGATATGTTCCGTTATTGTTACAACTTCTTCATATGGAACCCAGCCATTAGAAAATTAGTGACCATTCCCTGGCCTAATGTTAGATTTGATACCCATGCTGGGTACGATGCTTCAATTGGATTTGGTTTTGATGCTATGACCAATAACTATAAGGTTGTGCGAGTTGTCACTTTATTGGATCAACGTGGGACACCAACTCTCGCTGAGGTTTATTCCCTGGCCACTGGCACATGGACCAGTCTTGGTTGTGTTTCTCCTACCTGTCTAACAGATGGACGTGCATCTAGTGTTTTTTTCAATGGGGTTCTTCATTGGCCTGTATTCTGTAAGACAAATGGTGATCTTTACTATTTTATATTGACATTTCACCTGGGCAAGGAGGTCTTCCGTAAGATGCCTATGCCGAAGATTATCAAATGGAAATTCGACTTGGGAATGCAATTGTCTGTTTCAGATAACAGAAAATCTATTGCTCTGTTCACGATGGATAACAGGTTTGAAGATTCTTTTCTTGAGATATGGGTGATGAAAGAGTATGGCATAAAGGAGTCATGGACCAAATTGATTACTCTTGGTCCACAAGTTCCGGAGAGACTTTTACCCAGGGCCTTATGTTTTAGGAAGAGTGGTGAAGTACTGGTGCTTCTCGCTGACAAATCAAGGCAGGAACTAGTATCACTAGACCTTGAGAGCAAGCAGTTTAAAAATCTTGGGATTTCTGGATATCAATATTGCAATGTTGGTTTTTATAAAGAGAGCCTCCTCTTACTCGACAAGAGCGATGCAGAGTCTTACTAA